DNA sequence from the Paraburkholderia hospita genome:
CTGCATCTCCCGAAGAAATGAAGCAGATCTATCAGGGTGGTCAGTAGACCACTGGTCCGCGGCCCAGTTGATAGGGCGCCGGATGCAATCAACCGGCGCCGGGGCCGCCAAGCCTTCCATCTCGTGGCGACGGACGAAGGACAAGCCACCACCTGACTACTGCAATGGTGGCAGTGGCCCAGACCAGCCTGGGTCCGAGCTGTAAGGGCACCCGGATGCAGCGGTGCCGACACCGGGCGAAGGTCCATCACGGTCCGCCACATGGATGTGCCGCCCGGCCGCCGCATCCGCCTGTTGCTGACGCTCGGCGCGCGCCATCAGTTTCTCGATTTCGAGTTCGAGTTTCACCCTCTCCCGCTCGGCACGATCCGCGTCACCGCGCAGCCTGGCAATTTCCAGACCGAGTTTTTGCCGGTCCTGTGCCGCGCGGCGGCTGACCAGAAATCCGAACACGGCGCGCGCAGCAACGGCGAGAACAAGCGGCAACGGCCACATATGCTTCACCCACTCGGTCAGTGCGCTGAGTGTGCTCATGGCCGTTCCCCTTGGATATTGCCCCACGGAGTCGGCGCCTTCTCCGGCAGGATCACTTCACCCAGCCGAGGACACAGCCGCCGTGCGGTGCTTTTCACCAATGAAGACGGGTGATAAAGCAAAAAAAGAAAACATGACCTACGCACTCCAACCTATCTGCCTCCAGGAATTACTCCGTCTATAAAGACGCACCTCGTGCGCAGTAGTATCGGCTACCGTGCGGAGGCTGGGCTTCAAATGCTCACTCCGCTCTTCGTTCTATCGAAAAGAATTCCGCGTCGCGATTGCACGGCATACATTGATTCGCCCCGTTCTCCTCTGGACGCTGCCAGCACACCCCCATGTGCCGCCTTTCGAGATACCCAAGGCTGGAGTGAATTCTTCTGCGATGCGTCTGCAGGCAATGCACCCGAATGGGAGGCGAGCCGTGAGAGTCATCCTTTACATCCGTGCCATCGCGTTGTCGATGCTGTCAGCACATGCTTACGGCTATCCGGCCCCCTACCCGCCATTACCGGCGCTCAACATTGACATCTCGGAAACGTCCGTCTCCGGACTCTCGTCAGGCGGGTTCATGGCGGTGCAACTGGCGGTGGCATATTCGTCGATCATCAAGGGCGTCGGGGTTGTCGCGGCCGGGCCATACTACTGTTCCCAAAATGACCTGCTGATCGCCACGTCCCGATGCTCCTGCACCATCCAGCCGTCCAGCGCCTGCCAGGTCTCGCGAACCAGCACCAATGTGCCGAAGCTCGTCTCGTTGACCAGGGCGTCTTCGGCAAGCCACATCATTGACGATGTCTCGAATATCACGCGGCAACGCATCGTCACGCTCTCAGGCGCGAGCGATGTGACCGTCCCGGCACCAGTCGTCACCCAGTTACAGCAGTTCTATGCCGCACTGGACGTGCCGGCGCAAAGCATCTCGAAGATCGAACTCGCCGATGCTGGCCACACGATGCCCACCATGAACTATGGCGTTGCGTGCGCAACGAGCGAATCACCCTTCATCGGCAGGTGCCATGTTGATGGCGCGAAGGACATCCTCGGGTGGATCTACGGTCCTGACCCGCTCGTACCACCCGGTACGGCGAGGCGGCAGGGACGCTTCATCCGCTTTGACCAGACCCGCTATCTTCCAGCGGACCGTCCTTCGAGTTTCACCTGGACGACGGGCATGGACACTACCGGCTGGGTCTATGTACCGGGCGCATGTGATGCCGGTGCATCTTGCCGGTTGCACGTCGCGCTGCACGGCTGCGAGCAGGGGCAGGACTACCTGCCGCTCGGCTCGCGGCCTGCCGGCCTGTTCTATGGGACGACATTCGTCCGGCACGCAGGCTACACGCAGTGGGCGGACAACAACCGGATTGTCGTGCTGTTTCCGCAGGCTGTTTCCATTCCCGGACTCAACCCGAACGGCTGCTGGGACTGGTGGGGCTATACGGACAGCCACTTCGCCGACCAGCAGGGCGTCCAGATGCGCTCGATACGTAACATGATCGGACAGCTGACATCTGGCGTCAGGCGTTGATCGTTGGACAGTGCAGGGCCACGGCGATTCGAGGATATGACCCGATGAGACTAGTAACCGTGCGTCGGGCAGCAATTGCGGCCCTGACCGCGCTGCTGGTCAGCCTCGCTCACGCGACCACTGCGGGGGAGGCGCTCGGCAGTCCGGGCCTAGCAGCGATGCACGGACCAGCACAGAAATCCTTTCTCGGCACGGCGCTCAGTCCCTCCTCCCAGATCTATTTCACCGGGTACCGTGGAATCGTGTCGGAGGTGTATTACCCGGTACTCGACACGACGGAGACGGTCGACCTTCAGTTCCTTGTCGGCGACGCAGCGGGCACTTTTGTCGACGAGGAGAAGCTCGTGCCATATAGCGCCGCGCAGACCGATCCGCGCACGATGAGCTGGCAGGTCACGACGGGCAATGCGGCCCACAACTGGCAGATCGGCAAAACAATCTACACCGATCCCACACGCAATTCGCTGATCGAACGTGTCAACGTACAGGTACTGAACGGCAAAAAACTGGGTGATTACCGGTTGTATCTGCTGTTCAAGCCGCATCTGGATAACGTCGGGCTCAGGCAACACGGCCTACACCGCGGCCAGCCCCAATGGCCGGACGATGCTCATAGCCAACCGCAACTCGCGCTATGCGGCGCTCGCATCTTCGCTGCCGTGGGTGGTGCAGACGGGCACGACGATGGTCTCGAACGGCTTTGTCGGGCGCAGCGATGGCTGGACCGATCTGCTTGGCGGGGCATCCCCTGACAAAAAAATGGACTGGACCTATTCGTCGGCGACCGGCGGCAACGTTGCGCAAATGGGCTGGCTCGACCTTGGCGACGGAACCGGGACCAGCATCTCGTTCAACGTCGTGCTGTCATTCGCTAGCACATCCGCCAGCAACGCAATGCAGACCGCGGCCGCCACGCTCGACGACAACCTCGACGACAACCTCGACGACCTGCGATCGCAGTACGACGCTGCGTGGCATCAGTACGCTTCAGGCCTCTCGACACAAAACGGCACCGCTGACAACGAGTACTATCTCGCCGCAATGGCGCTCAGGACAATGCAGGACAGGAGCAACGGCGCGATGATCGCCGGGCATCGGCACGCCGTGGGGCGAGACGCAGGGCGACGGCAATCCCGGTGGTTATCATCTCGTGTGGTCGCGTGATCTGTTCAAGTTCGCCAATGCGCTGATCACGGCGGGCGACACCACGACGCCCGTTACTGTCGTCCACTATCTCTTCGATACGCTGCAACAGAAGACGGACTGCGGCACCGCTGAATACAATGCCGCCGGCTGCCCTCAAGGCTTCAGCCGGGTCGGGCGCTTTCCGCAGAATTCATGGGTCAGCGGCTGGCAGTACTGGCAAGGCACGCTGTCGGGTGAAAGCGGTCACGCGCAGCGATGGCGCGCGGGACCATCCGAACCATGCATCGCTGCTTCGAACCCGTGAGACTGCGTCGACAACAGTTGCTTCAACTACATGAGAAGCTTGCCGCCGAGTTCACATCACCTCCCTTATAGCGCGCGACCTTCGGATACGGACACAGCGGCCGGGTGCGCCCGGTGCCCCAATCAGCGGGCACCTCGCTGTTCGGTATCGCGTTGCTTGCATCGCGCGCCGTCGCGATCACGCTGTCGGGTGCCTGGCCCTGCTCGACCCAAGCGATCATCGGTGTCAGCATGTCGAACTGGTCGGCCGTTGGACCGCCCGAACAATGGTTCATGCCCGCCACCGTATAGAGCCGCGCGAAGTTGCTCGCATCGCCGGCGTTCGCAACCGTGAGCCGCTGATACCAGTCGGTCGTATCGTTCGACGAAAACACCGGGTCGCTTGTGCCGTGATACACCATCAGCTTCGCGCCGCGCTGTTTCAGTGCGCTCAGATTGGTCTCGTCGGGCGGCGTCATGAACGACCACGACGATTCCGTGTAGATGCCACTGGTAGCGAAGATTGTCGGCGCGTCAGTGTCCATGCTGAAGTTCAGCGCGTACGACGACAACTGGCTGAGCAACGATGCGCTCTGCGGCGGCGTCGTGAATGTGAAGGCGGCCGCCGCGGGATCGAGCGCGATCGAATTGCTCTGCTTCCACAAGGTCCAGTTCACGCCGTTGATACCGGCGTCGTATGGAAAGCTCGCGTAGAGTGCGGCACCCGCGCTGTTGCGCGCGCCGGAGAACACGTTGCCGATCGCGTCCTTCTGCGCGGCGGTCAGACACGTGCCGTCGCGCACGTTGCTGGAGCAGGTCGGCACGTCGTTGGCGAGGCTGAAGTTCGCCTGACACGCCTTGATGTCGTGCACCATGCCGTCCGCGACGCCGTCGAGCGCATCGCACTTCGCGACGATCCGCGACGCCACCAGTTGTCGCTCGGCCGCCGTAAAACCCGTCTTGATGTCGGGCAGGCCGTTCGTCGTCGTTGCCGTCGCGACTTTCGCGAACTGCTGCGCTCCCCACATTTCGCCGATCGCCGCCTTCGGTAAATGAAAGCCCGGGTCGCCGGCAATGATGCCGTCGTACTCCGCCGACGACCTCGCCGCTGCGACCATCGCATGACGCCCGCCGTTCGAGCAGCCGCCGAAATAGCTGCGGTCGGGCGCCCTGCCGTACGCGGTCTTGATCACCTGCTTCGCCATCGGAGTGAGCGTTGCGACCGCGTTATAGCCATAATCGATGCGCGCTTGCGGATCGAGACCGAACAGCGGGTTCTGCGACGACGAATGCCCCGCGTCCGAACTGATGACGGCGAAGCCCATGTTGAGGGCATCGTTGAGCGGGCCGCCTCCGCCGATTTCGCCCGTTGCCGTCAGCACGTTGCCGTCGAGCCCGCCGTTGGCCTGGTAGAAGAAGCGGCCATTCCACGCAACGGGCAGACGCATCTCGAAGCCGATCGCATACGTCTTGCCATCGACGGAACTCACGCGCTGGTTCATCTGCCCTTCGATCACGCAATGCTCGGCGATCGGCTTGCCCGCTACCGTGAGCGTACTCGCAGGCACGTCCTGCACGGACGTAAATGTCGTATTCGCGAACGCGAGCCTGGCCGCGAGCGTCGCGCAGCTTCCGGCGAGCGTCGCGGGCGTCGCCGCGCTCAGGCGGGGCAACGTCGACGTATTGCTCGACGAGCCGCCGCAGGCGGCAAGCGTGGCCGACACGCACAATGCAATTGCAGAAGTCTTCATCCGATATCTCCTAGAACATGTGCTTGATGCCGACCATCACGCCCGTCTGCCCCATGCCCGCCGCCGGCGTCGTGCCGCCACCGCCGCCGCTCACCGAGTAGCGCGCCTTCGCGCTATTCGCGAGATACGCGGCCTGCGCGTAGACGGACGAACGTTTGCTCAGCAGATACGTCGTGCGCAGCGTGCCCATGGTCGCGCGCGTATCGTGGTCGCTGTTGACGATGCGGAACACCTCGCCATCGACGAGAAACGCCGGCGTCACGTAATACGAAGCGCCGACGAAGAACAGATTCGAGCGCACGTTCGGCACGGCGGGAGAGTCGGTGACGACGCGGCGCCCGAGCCAGCCCGCGCCGACCTTTACGCCGGCATACTGCGCATACGCGCTGACATGCGTGCGCGCATCCTTGTCGGCGGCATTGGTGAGCGGCGTGGTCGCAACGCCGTCGAAAAAATTGGCCGCCGCGTTGGCGCCGCCGCGCTGCTCTTCATACGACGCCGCCACGCCAAAGTTCGGCGCGTCGTACTTGAGCATCACCGACCAGTCGCGGCATTCCGTTGCGTGTCCCGGCACCGACCCCGCGCACGTTCCCTGGCCCGGCGAGTTGCCCGTGCCCGCCGAATCGCGTCCGAACGAATACCCCGCACCCAGCGTGACGCCCTTGTAGGTGCCCATGTAGGTGACGGAATTGTCGGCGCGCGCGTTGGGCACGTACGCATCGAGTGACCCCATGCCATAGATGTCCGGCCCGATGATGTCGGCGCCCTGCAGCGCCAGATAGGTCGTCGTGTATTGCCGCCCGAACGCGACGGTGCCATACGTGCTCTTCAGGCCGACGAAGGCCTGGCGGCCGAACAGCCGTCCGCCCTGCCCCGAACTGCCGTCACGCACATTGAAGCCGCTTTCGAGCGTGAAGATCGCGCTGTAGCCGCCGCCCAGATCTTCGACGCCGCGCAGCCCCCAGCGCGACGGCAATTCGCCCGTCACAGCCGGCATGCGAAACACATGATCGCCCGCGGCATTCGCATGCGATACGTATTCGATGCCCGTGTCGATGATGCCGTAGAGCGTGACGCTCGATTGCGCGAAAGCGGTCGTGCTCAATGTGCAGATTGCGCCGCATATCAGAAAGCGGGCCGGTGTTGTTTGCATGTCGTTGTCTCCAAACGGTGTGTTTTGTTTTTGAAGTCGAGAATCAATCGGTCGCGCGCGGGCGGCGGATCAGAAGCAGCGCCGCGACGGCGGCGATCAACGTGACCGGAATGCTTGCGCCGATCACCATCGACGAACTGCGGCCCATCGCCAGCAGCTGGCCCGCTGCGAGCGGCCCCACCACCGAGCCGGCACGCCCCACCGCCACCGCTGCGCCGACGCCCGTGCCGCGCATCGCCGTCGGATAGAACACGGCGGAGAGCGCATACAGCACCGATTGCCCGCCGATAACGAACATCCCGGCGAAGAATGCGGATACAGCAAGCGCCGCGAAGCCCGGCGCAACCGACAATGCCGCCAGCGACGCAATGATCCCGACGTACATGCCGGACACGACGACGCCTCCGCGCAGCCGGTCCATCAGCATGCCGATGCACAGCGCGCCGAGGCCGCCACCGATGTTGAAGAAGATCTGCACGTAGCCGACTTCGGCCCGCGCGAGACCGCGCGCGGCCATCAGCGACGGCAGCCAGTTGAGCAGGAAGTACAGGACGATCAGCGTGCAGAAGTAGCTGATCCAGATTTGCAGCGTCGAGAGGCCGCGGCTCGCGCCGAACAGGACTTCGCCGACGGGTGCAGGCATCAGGTTCGTGCCGTGCGACGCCTTGCGAAACGCATTGGACTCGGGCAGCAAGGCAACCAGCAGCGGCACCAGCAACAGCGGCCCCGCGCCGCCTACATAGAAGATGTGACGCCAGCCCGTATCGCCGATGCTGACGATGCCGATGATCGATGCGATCACGCCGCCAAATGGGATACCGCAATACATCACGCTCACGGCCGTGTTGCGCGCCTTCGGCGAGACAGCTTCCGACGACAGCGCGATCAGGTTCGGCAGCGCGCCGCCAAGACCGATGCCCGTCAACACGCGTACGAGCACGAGCATGCTGAAGCTGCTGACGAACGCCGTCGCGATCGACAGCAAGCCGAACACGCACACGCTAAGAATCAGTACGCGCTTGCGTCCGATGCGGTCCGCAAGACGGCCGCCGAACATCGCGCCGGGCAACAGGCCGAATGTGCCCGCGCTGAACGCGAGCCCCATCTGCGCGACTGTGAGGCCGAATTCGCGCGCCATGCGTGGCGCGGCGACGCCGACCGATTGCAGGTCGAGCCCCTCCAACAGGGCGATAGCGAAACAAAGGCTCAATGTCATGACGGCACCCGCGCCCGCGATGGGCTGCATCGTCATGCCGTCTCCTGGCAGTGCTGTTCTGGATTTCATGTCTGTCACCTGATTGTTGTGTCGATACCTGCAAACGCTTTGAGGCCGCCTCCGTATATATCAGGCAACCTGATATTGCGGCCGAATAAAAGCGCGTTCGTGAGAACGCGCAACAGATCACCGCGATGGAGCGCATTTAATATCAGGCACCCTGACAATGCAAGGCGAATGCTTTTGGTGAATACCCCAGGGAACGCGGACATCTCTATCGCGCGCCGCATCGCGAACGCCGCGCGAAGCCATATCCAGGCGCCGTCCGTGGCACGCGTGCCGAACGCGCCTACTCCAGCACGAGGGTTTTCACCGAGGACAGAACGATTGTTTATCAGGCTGCTTGATAATAGACTCTGTATCAGGCTACCTGATATTGAAACGCAGTCGGGTAACTCGGACAACACGGCATACATTGATACGCGCAACAGGCGCTGGAGCTACGAACATGGCAAGTTATGAGGGTCGCTGGAAGACGGTCGACGTGAAGGTCGAGGAAGGCATTGCATGGGTGATGTTCAATCGCCCGGAGAAACGCAATGCAATGAGTCCCACGCTCAACAGCGAAATGGTGCAGGTACTCGAGACGCTCGAACTCGACGCCGACGCCAGGGTGCTGGTCCTGACGGGCGCGGGCGATGCATGGACGGCCGGCATGGACCTGAAGGAATACTTCCGCGAAGTCGATGCAGGCCCGGAAATACTGCAGGAAAAGATTCGCCGCGATGCGTGCCAGTGGCAATGGAAGCTGCTGCGCATGTATTCGAAGCCGACCATCGCGATGGTCAACGGATGGTGCTTCGGCGGCGGTTTCTCGCCGCTGGTCGCATGCGACCTCGCGATCGCCGCCGACGAGGCCGTATTCGGCCTGTCGGAGATCAACTGGGGCATTCCGCCGGGCAACCTCGTCAGCAAGGCCATGGCGGATACGGTCGGGCATCGGCAGGCGCTCTACTACATCATGACGGGCGACACCTTCACGGGAACGGAGGCCGCCGCCATGGGCCTCGTGAACAGGAGCGTGCCGCGCGAGCAGTTGCGCGCCGAGACGGTCGCGCTGGCTGCGAAGCTGCTCGAAAAGAATCCCGTCGTGCTGCGTGTCGCGAAGCATGGTTTCAAGCGCTGCCGCGAGCTGACGTGGGAACAGAACGAAGACTATCTGTACGCGAAGCTCGACCAGGCCCAGTTGCGCGACCCCGAGAACGGACGTGCAGAAGGACTGAAACAGTTCCTCGACCAGAAGTCGATCAAGCCCGGCCTTCAGGCCTACAAGCGCGCGGAATGACGACGCACGACGCCCGGCGTGCGATGACGCCGGGCGTTCCGGTCGACAAAGGAGACAGCCATCGTGAACGAAGTGAGCATGTTGGTCGGCGGCAAGGACTGCGCCGCCGTTAGCGGCGCGACTTTCGCGCGCCTGAATCCCGTCACGGGCGCCGTGGCTTCGCGCGCGCCCGCTGCCACGCTGGCAGACGCCGACGCGGCCGTCGATGCCGCCGCAGCCGCGTTCCCCGCATGGTCGGCGCTGCCGCCCACGGAGCGCCGCACGCGTCTGCTCAAGGCCGCCGACATCATGGACGCGCGGGTCGGCGCATTCATCGAAACGGGTATCGCGGAAACGGGCGCGATGGCCAACTGGTACGGCTTCAACGTGCGTCTCGCGGCGAACATGCTGCGCGAAGCCGCAGCCATGACGACGCAGATCGACGGCAGCATCGTTCCCACCGACACGCCCGACAACCTGGCGCTCGCCGTGCGTCAGCCGTGCGGCGTGGTGCTCGGCATCGCGCCGTGGAATGCGCCCGTGATCCTCGGCACGCGCGCCGTCGCGATGCCGCTCGCGTGCGGCAATACGGTGGTGCTGAAGGCATCGGAGTTCTGCCCCGCCGTGCATCGGATGATCTGCAGCGTGTTGCAGGAAGCAGGACTCGGCGACGGCGTCGTCAACGTCGTGACGAATGCACCCGAAGATGCGCCCGCCATCGTCGAGCGGCTGATCGCGCACCCCGCCGTGCGCCGCGTGAACTTCACGGGCTCGACGCATGTTGGCCGCATCATTGCGATGCATGCGGCAAGGCATCTGAAGCCCGCCCTGCTCGAACTCGGCGGCAAGGCGCCCGTGCTCGTGCTCGACGATGCGGATCTCGACGCGGCTGTCGAAGCCATTGCGTTCGGCGCGTTCTTTAACCAGGGGCAAATCTGCATGTCGACGGAGCGTGTGATCGCACATCGCAGCATCGCGGAGTCGCTCGTCGACAAACTCGCAGAGAAAGCACGCAAACTGGTGGCCGCAGCGCCGGCCGCGCAGGGTGCCGTGCTCGGCGCGATGGTCAGCGCACAGGCTGCGCAGCGCGCGACGGCGCTTGTGAAGGACGCCCGCGATCTTGGCGCGACGATACGCGCGGGCGGCCCAACGGATGGCGCGATCATGCAGCCGACCATCGTCGATGGCGTGACGCCCGAGATGAAGCTGTACGCGGAAGAATCGTTCGCGCCCGTCGTGACGGTGCTGCGCGTCGATAGCGACGACGAAGCGGTGCGCGTCGCCAACGACAGCGAGTTCGGCTTGTCGGCTGCCGTGTTCAGTCGCGACATTGCGCGCGCGATGCAGGTCGCCCGACGCATCGAGTCCGGCATATGTCATATCAACGGGCCGACCGTGCACGATGAAGCGCAGATGCCGTTCGGCGGCGTGAAGAGCAGCGGATACGGGCGCTTCGGCAGCAAGGCGTCGATTGCCGAATTCACCGATCTGCGGTGGATCACGATACAAACGGGTCCATGTTATTACCCGATCTGAACGCGCCGCTCTGAACGCGCCGATATCGACGCGCCGTTCACGCATACCAATCGAAATCGGGCATGCTTCGCTCAAGGCGGAGACTTCACGGCAGGCTTCGGCGCGCCGCGCGAGCGAGCCCACACCCGCGTAAGAGTCAAAGCGCCAACGCGGGCCGACAGGAGACAACAAGGTGAATTCCCAGCCGACGCAATCCGCTGTCGACAGAGAAACGTCCGTGCCTTACCGCGCGGTGCGGATCGGTACTGCGCCCGTCCGCGTTCGCCGCGAAGGCGACATCTGGTACTTGGAATCGGGCGCGACGCCCGGCGCGTATCCGAAGCGGCTGACCGACCGGCTCGCGAGCGGCGCGCAGGCACATCCCGACCGCTGGCTCGTCGCACGCCGCGGCGCCGATGGCGAATGGCAGGGTATCGGCTACGCGCAGATGCTTGCGCGTGCCCGAGCAATCGGTCAGGCACTGCTCGATCGCAATCTGTCGGCTGAACGGCCTGTCGTCATTCTCTCCGGCAACGATCTCGAGCAGATGACGGTCGCGCTCGGCGCGATGTGGGCGGGCGTGCCCTATGCGCCGATCTCGCCGGCCTATTCGCTCGTCTCCAGCGATTACGGCAAGCTGCGCCACACGCTCGATCTGCTGACTCCCGGACTCGTGTTCGCCACCGATGGCGACACATTCGCCGCCGCCATCGACGCCACCGTACCGGGCAATGTCGAAGTGGTCACGGCCACGGGTTCGTGCGGACCACGCAACGCGACGCCCCTGTCAGCGTTGCTCGATACGCTTCCCACAACAGTCGATGCCGCACACGACGCGATCGTACCCGATGCCATCGCCAAGTTCCTGTTCACCTCCGGCTCGACGATGCTGCCGAAAGCCGTGCCGACGACGCATCGCATGCTGTGCAGCAATCAGCAGATGCTGCTCGACACGTTTCCGGAGTTCGCGGACGAGCCGCCCGTGCTGGTCGACTGGTTGCCGTGGAATCACACGTTCGGGGGCAGCCATAACGTCGGCATCGCGCTTTACAACGGCGGCACGCTGTACATCGACGACGGCAAGCCGGTTGCGAAAAAGTTCGACGAAACGCTGCGTAATTTGCGCGAGATCGCGCCGACGATTTACTTCAACGTGCCGAAGGGATGGGAAGAGCTGACGAACGTGCTCGAAACCGACGAACATTTGCGCGAAACTTTTTTCTCGCGCGTGAAGGTGTATTTCTTCGCGGGCGCGGGGCTGTCACAGGCCGCGTG
Encoded proteins:
- a CDS encoding aldehyde dehydrogenase, which codes for MNEVSMLVGGKDCAAVSGATFARLNPVTGAVASRAPAATLADADAAVDAAAAAFPAWSALPPTERRTRLLKAADIMDARVGAFIETGIAETGAMANWYGFNVRLAANMLREAAAMTTQIDGSIVPTDTPDNLALAVRQPCGVVLGIAPWNAPVILGTRAVAMPLACGNTVVLKASEFCPAVHRMICSVLQEAGLGDGVVNVVTNAPEDAPAIVERLIAHPAVRRVNFTGSTHVGRIIAMHAARHLKPALLELGGKAPVLVLDDADLDAAVEAIAFGAFFNQGQICMSTERVIAHRSIAESLVDKLAEKARKLVAAAPAAQGAVLGAMVSAQAAQRATALVKDARDLGATIRAGGPTDGAIMQPTIVDGVTPEMKLYAEESFAPVVTVLRVDSDDEAVRVANDSEFGLSAAVFSRDIARAMQVARRIESGICHINGPTVHDEAQMPFGGVKSSGYGRFGSKASIAEFTDLRWITIQTGPCYYPI
- a CDS encoding porin; translated protein: MQTTPARFLICGAICTLSTTAFAQSSVTLYGIIDTGIEYVSHANAAGDHVFRMPAVTGELPSRWGLRGVEDLGGGYSAIFTLESGFNVRDGSSGQGGRLFGRQAFVGLKSTYGTVAFGRQYTTTYLALQGADIIGPDIYGMGSLDAYVPNARADNSVTYMGTYKGVTLGAGYSFGRDSAGTGNSPGQGTCAGSVPGHATECRDWSVMLKYDAPNFGVAASYEEQRGGANAAANFFDGVATTPLTNAADKDARTHVSAYAQYAGVKVGAGWLGRRVVTDSPAVPNVRSNLFFVGASYYVTPAFLVDGEVFRIVNSDHDTRATMGTLRTTYLLSKRSSVYAQAAYLANSAKARYSVSGGGGGTTPAAGMGQTGVMVGIKHMF
- the mhpT gene encoding 3-(3-hydroxy-phenyl)propionate transporter MhpT gives rise to the protein MTMQPIAGAGAVMTLSLCFAIALLEGLDLQSVGVAAPRMAREFGLTVAQMGLAFSAGTFGLLPGAMFGGRLADRIGRKRVLILSVCVFGLLSIATAFVSSFSMLVLVRVLTGIGLGGALPNLIALSSEAVSPKARNTAVSVMYCGIPFGGVIASIIGIVSIGDTGWRHIFYVGGAGPLLLVPLLVALLPESNAFRKASHGTNLMPAPVGEVLFGASRGLSTLQIWISYFCTLIVLYFLLNWLPSLMAARGLARAEVGYVQIFFNIGGGLGALCIGMLMDRLRGGVVVSGMYVGIIASLAALSVAPGFAALAVSAFFAGMFVIGGQSVLYALSAVFYPTAMRGTGVGAAVAVGRAGSVVGPLAAGQLLAMGRSSSMVIGASIPVTLIAAVAALLLIRRPRATD
- a CDS encoding p-hydroxycinnamoyl CoA hydratase/lyase; its protein translation is MASYEGRWKTVDVKVEEGIAWVMFNRPEKRNAMSPTLNSEMVQVLETLELDADARVLVLTGAGDAWTAGMDLKEYFREVDAGPEILQEKIRRDACQWQWKLLRMYSKPTIAMVNGWCFGGGFSPLVACDLAIAADEAVFGLSEINWGIPPGNLVSKAMADTVGHRQALYYIMTGDTFTGTEAAAMGLVNRSVPREQLRAETVALAAKLLEKNPVVLRVAKHGFKRCRELTWEQNEDYLYAKLDQAQLRDPENGRAEGLKQFLDQKSIKPGLQAYKRAE
- a CDS encoding feruloyl-CoA synthase, producing the protein MNSQPTQSAVDRETSVPYRAVRIGTAPVRVRREGDIWYLESGATPGAYPKRLTDRLASGAQAHPDRWLVARRGADGEWQGIGYAQMLARARAIGQALLDRNLSAERPVVILSGNDLEQMTVALGAMWAGVPYAPISPAYSLVSSDYGKLRHTLDLLTPGLVFATDGDTFAAAIDATVPGNVEVVTATGSCGPRNATPLSALLDTLPTTVDAAHDAIVPDAIAKFLFTSGSTMLPKAVPTTHRMLCSNQQMLLDTFPEFADEPPVLVDWLPWNHTFGGSHNVGIALYNGGTLYIDDGKPVAKKFDETLRNLREIAPTIYFNVPKGWEELTNVLETDEHLRETFFSRVKVYFFAGAGLSQAAWDRLQSVTERFCGERIRIMAGLGMTETSPSCLFTTGAVMGAGYVGMPAPGCEVKLVPVAGKLEARFRGPHVMSGYWRMNDASAAGSFDEEGYYCSGDALKFVDPQHPELGLVFDGRIAEDFKLSSGTFVSVGPMRARVISAGAPYVQDVVVTGLNRDDVGLLVFPRLDDCRRLAQLPASAGACEIVGAPAVRTFFSNLLDRLNRESTGSATAIARLRLLDVAPSLDLGEITDKGSINQRAVLTHRAELVEAMHDAGRDDPTVICAARCKA
- a CDS encoding tannase/feruloyl esterase family alpha/beta hydrolase, which codes for MKTSAIALCVSATLAACGGSSSNTSTLPRLSAATPATLAGSCATLAARLAFANTTFTSVQDVPASTLTVAGKPIAEHCVIEGQMNQRVSSVDGKTYAIGFEMRLPVAWNGRFFYQANGGLDGNVLTATGEIGGGGPLNDALNMGFAVISSDAGHSSSQNPLFGLDPQARIDYGYNAVATLTPMAKQVIKTAYGRAPDRSYFGGCSNGGRHAMVAAARSSAEYDGIIAGDPGFHLPKAAIGEMWGAQQFAKVATATTTNGLPDIKTGFTAAERQLVASRIVAKCDALDGVADGMVHDIKACQANFSLANDVPTCSSNVRDGTCLTAAQKDAIGNVFSGARNSAGAALYASFPYDAGINGVNWTLWKQSNSIALDPAAAAFTFTTPPQSASLLSQLSSYALNFSMDTDAPTIFATSGIYTESSWSFMTPPDETNLSALKQRGAKLMVYHGTSDPVFSSNDTTDWYQRLTVANAGDASNFARLYTVAGMNHCSGGPTADQFDMLTPMIAWVEQGQAPDSVIATARDASNAIPNSEVPADWGTGRTRPLCPYPKVARYKGGDVNSAASFSCS
- a CDS encoding extracellular catalytic domain type 2 short-chain-length polyhydroxyalkanoate depolymerase produces the protein MRVILYIRAIALSMLSAHAYGYPAPYPPLPALNIDISETSVSGLSSGGFMAVQLAVAYSSIIKGVGVVAAGPYYCSQNDLLIATSRCSCTIQPSSACQVSRTSTNVPKLVSLTRASSASHIIDDVSNITRQRIVTLSGASDVTVPAPVVTQLQQFYAALDVPAQSISKIELADAGHTMPTMNYGVACATSESPFIGRCHVDGAKDILGWIYGPDPLVPPGTARRQGRFIRFDQTRYLPADRPSSFTWTTGMDTTGWVYVPGACDAGASCRLHVALHGCEQGQDYLPLGSRPAGLFYGTTFVRHAGYTQWADNNRIVVLFPQAVSIPGLNPNGCWDWWGYTDSHFADQQGVQMRSIRNMIGQLTSGVRR